The Candidatus Saganbacteria bacterium genome includes a region encoding these proteins:
- the leuS gene encoding leucine--tRNA ligase → MPDYNHKDIESRWQSFWEKNRSFEVPNKSGKPKFYDLVMFPYPSGAIHMGHVRNYAIGDIIARYKKMKGFNVLHPIGWDAFGMPAENAAIKNNSHPKDWTEKCIIQMKSQLKRLGLSYDWSREVTTSKEDYYKWTQWIFIKFYEAGLAYKKKSLVNWCPKCETVLANEQVKDGKCWRCESVVGEKDLEQWFFKITAYAQRLLDDIEKLAGWPDSVKIMQRNWIGRSEGMSIKFKIDGSDKELEVFTTRPDTLFGVTYMTLAPEHPYTKELSKGTKQEKAVLTYIDSVKKESASSREKATEKTGEFTGAYAVNPATGEKIPVWTSDYVLMEYGTGAVMAVPAHDQRDFEFAKTFNLPIKEVIAPVGAHGRAPFNDMECAFVDEGIMVNSDRFNGLKSNDAIKAITDWLIDNGSGKREVNFKMRDWLISRQRYWGAPIPIVYCKKCGAVPVPEKDLPVKLPYEVKFTGEGGSPLSKVKDFVNTKCPKCGGPGKRETDTLDTFNCSSWYFFRYVNPKETGKPFNSDDLKYWFPVDQYIGGIEHAILHLLYSRFFTKVLFDLKLVPVDEPFKNLLTQGMVVKDGAKMSKSKGNVIDPDYIIERYGADTARLFILFASPPERELEWSDAGVEGCYRFLNRIWKLVQNKNAGNVLPAADKEAVQKLHKTIKCVTEDIEKFSFNTAIAKIMELSNTLQGQELSPEAAQKLILLLSPFAPHIAEELWSVAGGKGSISDQAWPSFDSTLAKDTEIEIPIQVNGKLRDKMTVPADISEKEAREKALALEKIKQNIGDKEIVKIIFANRRLINIVVK, encoded by the coding sequence ATGCCCGATTATAACCACAAAGATATCGAATCCAGATGGCAGTCCTTCTGGGAAAAGAACAGATCATTCGAGGTGCCGAACAAGTCAGGGAAACCTAAATTTTACGACCTTGTTATGTTCCCCTATCCTTCCGGCGCGATCCACATGGGCCACGTGCGCAATTATGCCATCGGCGACATCATCGCGCGCTATAAAAAGATGAAAGGGTTCAACGTGCTTCACCCGATCGGCTGGGATGCTTTCGGCATGCCCGCTGAGAACGCCGCGATAAAGAACAATTCGCATCCAAAGGACTGGACGGAAAAGTGCATAATTCAGATGAAGTCCCAGCTCAAGCGGCTCGGGCTTTCTTATGACTGGAGCAGGGAGGTCACTACCAGCAAAGAAGATTATTATAAATGGACGCAGTGGATATTCATCAAGTTCTACGAAGCGGGGCTCGCCTACAAGAAGAAATCTCTCGTCAACTGGTGCCCTAAATGCGAGACCGTACTGGCCAACGAGCAGGTCAAGGACGGCAAATGCTGGAGGTGTGAGTCCGTTGTCGGCGAAAAGGACCTGGAGCAATGGTTCTTCAAAATAACAGCATACGCTCAAAGGCTTCTCGATGACATCGAAAAACTTGCTGGCTGGCCTGACAGCGTCAAGATCATGCAGCGCAACTGGATCGGCAGGTCAGAAGGAATGAGCATCAAATTCAAGATCGACGGCTCGGACAAAGAGTTGGAGGTGTTCACCACAAGGCCCGACACTCTGTTCGGGGTGACATATATGACTCTTGCTCCCGAACATCCATACACAAAAGAGCTTTCAAAAGGGACAAAGCAGGAAAAAGCCGTCCTTACATATATAGATAGCGTTAAGAAAGAGTCCGCTTCGTCACGCGAAAAAGCCACGGAAAAGACAGGGGAGTTCACCGGTGCATACGCGGTCAATCCGGCGACAGGGGAAAAGATCCCCGTATGGACATCAGATTATGTTCTGATGGAGTACGGGACAGGAGCAGTGATGGCGGTGCCCGCACATGATCAGAGAGATTTTGAGTTCGCAAAAACATTCAACCTGCCAATTAAAGAAGTAATTGCCCCTGTAGGGGCGCACGGTCGTGCGCCCTTTAACGATATGGAATGCGCTTTTGTTGATGAAGGCATCATGGTAAATTCCGACCGGTTCAACGGGCTAAAAAGCAACGATGCGATAAAAGCAATAACCGACTGGCTTATAGATAATGGCAGCGGAAAAAGGGAAGTCAACTTCAAGATGCGGGACTGGCTGATTTCACGGCAGAGGTATTGGGGAGCCCCGATACCAATTGTATATTGCAAAAAATGCGGAGCAGTCCCTGTTCCCGAGAAAGACTTGCCGGTTAAACTTCCGTACGAAGTTAAATTCACAGGTGAAGGAGGATCCCCTCTTTCTAAAGTCAAAGATTTTGTCAACACAAAATGCCCGAAGTGCGGCGGACCGGGAAAAAGAGAAACGGACACTCTGGACACTTTCAACTGCTCCTCATGGTATTTCTTCAGGTACGTGAACCCGAAAGAGACCGGCAAGCCTTTCAACTCTGATGACCTGAAATACTGGTTCCCTGTCGATCAATATATCGGTGGAATAGAACACGCGATACTGCATCTTCTCTATTCACGGTTCTTTACTAAAGTCCTGTTTGACCTGAAACTCGTACCGGTAGATGAACCGTTCAAAAATCTTCTGACTCAAGGCATGGTCGTAAAAGACGGAGCAAAGATGAGCAAGTCAAAAGGCAACGTAATAGACCCTGACTATATAATCGAAAGATACGGGGCCGACACGGCAAGACTATTCATATTATTTGCTTCACCGCCTGAAAGGGAACTTGAATGGAGCGACGCCGGGGTGGAAGGCTGCTACAGGTTCCTTAACAGGATCTGGAAACTTGTGCAAAACAAGAATGCAGGAAATGTCCTGCCGGCAGCAGACAAAGAAGCTGTCCAAAAACTCCATAAAACCATCAAATGCGTGACCGAAGACATAGAGAAATTCTCGTTCAACACCGCGATCGCAAAGATAATGGAGCTGTCAAATACTTTACAGGGACAGGAACTTAGCCCGGAGGCTGCACAGAAACTGATCCTTCTTCTTTCCCCTTTCGCTCCTCATATCGCCGAAGAGCTCTGGAGTGTTGCAGGGGGAAAAGGCAGCATATCTGATCAGGCATGGCCGTCTTTTGACAGTACTCTTGCCAAAGATACAGAGATCGAGATCCCGATTCAGGTGAACGGCAAGCTGCGCGACAAGATGACCGTTCCGGCTGATATAAGCGAAAAAGAAGCAAGAGAAAAAGCCTTAGCACTGGAAAAGATCAAACAGAATATCGGGGATAAAGAGATCGTGAAGATAATCTTCGCAAACAGAAGACTGATAAATATAGTCGTAAAATAA
- a CDS encoding DNA alkylation repair protein yields MLSKLKKDLRDCASPQKAKILAGFFKTGPGQYGEGDVFLGIVVPDVRNIVKKFRDITLPDCIKLLHSKYHEERLTTLLILVLKYSKADKAEKQKIFNIYINNTRFINNWDLIDLTAEQIVGEYLSDKDKSLLYKFARSSSLWERRISILSTFNYIKRGDPKETLKVAKVLLNDGHDLIHKAVGWMLRETGKRCSQKTEEDFLKGHYKKMPRTMLRYAIEKFPEKTRKAYLSGTV; encoded by the coding sequence ATGCTTTCAAAACTGAAAAAAGACCTTCGCGACTGCGCTTCCCCGCAAAAGGCAAAGATACTGGCAGGGTTCTTCAAGACCGGGCCCGGGCAGTACGGGGAAGGAGACGTTTTCCTTGGTATCGTTGTGCCGGATGTCAGAAACATTGTAAAAAAGTTCAGAGATATCACGTTGCCCGACTGCATAAAGCTTCTTCATTCCAAATATCATGAGGAAAGGTTAACCACTCTTTTGATATTGGTTTTGAAGTATAGCAAGGCAGACAAGGCCGAAAAGCAGAAGATATTTAATATATACATTAATAACACGAGGTTCATCAACAACTGGGACCTGATAGACCTTACTGCGGAACAGATAGTAGGTGAATATCTTTCTGACAAGGATAAAAGCCTCCTGTATAAATTTGCGCGATCAAGCTCTCTCTGGGAAAGAAGGATCTCGATATTATCGACCTTTAACTATATTAAAAGAGGCGATCCGAAAGAAACCCTGAAGGTCGCAAAGGTCCTTTTAAATGACGGGCACGACCTCATACACAAAGCCGTCGGCTGGATGCTTCGTGAGACGGGAAAAAGATGCTCACAAAAGACAGAAGAGGATTTTTTAAAGGGGCATTACAAGAAGATGCCTCGAACCATGCTGAGGTACGCGATAGAAAAGTTCCCTGAAAAGACAAGGAAAGCTTATCTATCCGGGACCGTTTGA
- a CDS encoding TIM barrel protein — protein sequence MIAVKGSTTVPKLGLLTVPLHFKECKPRLTGIQDAARFAKSAGYDTLQVAMFPTVSKDGTIRDFSAMTADPKFLLDKANAAEITEGLAAIKAETGVGIDSVCFCANPLGNLEDREHLKAVIDAGAVLGARSVVTFIGNPFPLAGKPLSGADLRKFFVDKLATDYAPLVNQTTQLGLEFDVEDCPMYFTMSPNGSTPITNMFFTPALKRLVLSVLPDIKIHFDGSHTRNYRGAREENPAASRTIAEIIAEFGDAFGQSIHLKDGVDDPKGMADHLGAGDMFEPNTHTQGLWIARAPGRGAIDWLHFEMAMKAFAPRSTARIVELEDTSASSRADNEQLFIGVAQFYRNIFEQVYGSKG from the coding sequence ATGATAGCAGTAAAAGGTTCCACAACAGTCCCGAAATTAGGATTACTGACCGTTCCCCTGCATTTTAAAGAATGCAAGCCAAGGCTCACCGGTATTCAAGATGCGGCAAGATTTGCAAAGAGCGCGGGATACGATACCCTTCAGGTAGCGATGTTCCCGACAGTAAGCAAAGACGGTACCATAAGGGATTTTTCCGCTATGACAGCTGATCCCAAGTTCCTTTTGGACAAAGCGAATGCTGCCGAGATCACGGAAGGATTAGCTGCAATAAAGGCTGAAACAGGAGTAGGCATCGATTCTGTATGCTTCTGCGCCAACCCGCTTGGCAACCTTGAAGACAGAGAACATTTAAAGGCGGTTATCGATGCAGGTGCAGTTCTGGGAGCAAGGTCCGTGGTTACTTTCATAGGTAATCCGTTCCCATTAGCCGGCAAACCTCTTTCCGGTGCAGATCTGAGAAAGTTCTTTGTTGATAAGCTGGCGACCGACTATGCGCCGCTGGTCAATCAGACAACGCAACTCGGTCTCGAGTTCGACGTTGAAGACTGCCCGATGTACTTCACGATGTCACCCAACGGATCGACACCGATCACGAACATGTTCTTCACTCCCGCACTGAAAAGATTAGTTCTAAGTGTATTGCCGGACATAAAGATCCACTTTGATGGGTCGCACACAAGGAATTACCGCGGTGCGAGGGAAGAGAACCCGGCTGCTTCAAGGACAATAGCCGAGATCATTGCAGAATTCGGCGATGCTTTCGGGCAATCGATCCACCTGAAGGACGGAGTTGATGATCCTAAGGGAATGGCTGATCATCTGGGAGCCGGCGACATGTTCGAGCCGAACACTCACACACAGGGATTATGGATCGCAAGAGCACCGGGCAGGGGAGCAATCGACTGGCTGCACTTTGAAATGGCAATGAAAGCATTTGCCCCACGGTCAACGGCAAGGATAGTAGAGCTGGAAGATACAAGCGCGTCTTCAAGGGCGGACAACGAACAGTTGTTCATCGGTGTCGCACAGTTCTACAGAAATATATTTGAACAGGTTTACGGGTCCAAAGGCTGA
- a CDS encoding family 16 glycosylhydrolase — MGEINRTETKQNVAAQAGKTNERTINLPDEKSRSSMSGPVIDDGLDRFDRDIWSKAHGWANGAPFNNGWRSDHVAFENGRMVLTLDNTASSGKPYTSGEYRTKDFYGYGTLEASIKAAAGEGIMGGSLFFCTGPYDNNPWDEIDIEIIKGKMQVNYITNGNGNNERTIELGFDPSKAFHTYKIEWRPDMIIWSVDEKEVHRENGSRSPLPKTPGRIIANLWTGKDVDGWLGKFEYRSPLRAEYDWIKYTPFKDKTSGCNK; from the coding sequence ATGGGCGAGATCAACAGAACAGAGACTAAACAAAACGTTGCAGCGCAGGCAGGAAAAACAAACGAAAGAACAATTAACCTGCCCGATGAAAAAAGCAGGAGTTCGATGTCCGGGCCGGTCATCGATGACGGACTGGACAGGTTCGACCGCGACATCTGGAGTAAGGCCCACGGCTGGGCAAACGGAGCCCCGTTCAATAACGGGTGGAGATCGGACCATGTGGCGTTCGAGAACGGCAGGATGGTTCTGACGCTCGACAACACCGCGAGTTCAGGAAAACCGTACACTTCCGGTGAATACAGGACAAAAGACTTTTACGGATACGGCACGCTTGAGGCAAGCATCAAAGCGGCTGCGGGCGAAGGCATAATGGGGGGGTCATTGTTCTTCTGCACCGGCCCTTACGACAATAACCCGTGGGACGAGATAGACATCGAGATCATCAAAGGGAAAATGCAGGTCAATTATATTACTAACGGTAACGGGAACAACGAAAGAACGATCGAGCTTGGATTTGATCCTTCAAAAGCTTTTCACACGTATAAAATAGAATGGCGGCCTGACATGATCATCTGGTCGGTCGACGAAAAAGAGGTGCACAGAGAGAACGGTTCCCGCAGTCCTCTTCCGAAGACCCCCGGAAGGATCATCGCTAATTTGTGGACAGGTAAAGATGTTGACGGTTGGCTGGGGAAGTTTGAATACAGATCCCCGTTGAGAGCCGAATATGACTGGATAAAATACACGCCTTTTAAAGACAAGACGTCCGGCTGCAATAAATAG
- the trpB gene encoding tryptophan synthase subunit beta encodes MYNLPDKNGYFGKYGGTFVPETLMPCVEELKEAYYSLKHDQSLKKEIGHYLRDFAGRPTPLYLAQNLSRKHGFKIYLKREDLCHTGAHKINNCIGQILLARKMGKKRIIAETGAGQHGVATATVAALFGLKCIVYMGSEDIRRQALNVYRMELLGAEVRPVKTGSRTLKEAINEALRDWMANVKDTYYLIGSCVGPHPYPMMVRDFQKVIGEETKKQVKAAEDRLPDIAAACVGGGSNSIGMFYPFIDDASVRLVGLEAGGRSMKIGENGAALAKGKTGILHGSKSYVLQTADGQIAGTHSISAGLDYPGVGPEHAYLKDCGRVKYESISDKEAAAAFEYLAKEEGIIPALESAHAVAYLKKLSGKLSKDKIVVICLSGRGDKDIDMTRKR; translated from the coding sequence ATGTATAACTTGCCAGATAAAAACGGATATTTCGGGAAATACGGAGGGACATTTGTACCTGAAACACTGATGCCGTGCGTCGAAGAACTCAAAGAAGCATATTACTCGTTAAAACATGACCAAAGCCTTAAAAAAGAAATAGGTCATTATCTCAGGGATTTTGCAGGCAGACCGACCCCTCTTTATCTTGCACAAAACCTTTCAAGAAAACACGGTTTCAAGATCTATCTGAAAAGGGAAGACCTATGCCACACCGGAGCGCACAAGATAAATAATTGCATCGGGCAGATCCTTCTCGCAAGAAAAATGGGAAAGAAAAGGATAATAGCAGAGACCGGGGCCGGCCAGCACGGCGTCGCGACAGCGACTGTTGCGGCTTTGTTCGGTCTGAAATGCATCGTCTATATGGGCTCTGAGGATATCAGGCGGCAGGCTTTGAACGTTTACAGGATGGAGCTTCTCGGCGCGGAGGTAAGGCCGGTAAAGACGGGCAGCAGGACTTTAAAAGAGGCGATAAACGAAGCGCTCCGCGACTGGATGGCGAACGTGAAAGACACTTATTATCTCATCGGTTCATGCGTCGGCCCGCATCCATATCCGATGATGGTCAGGGATTTCCAGAAAGTGATAGGGGAGGAAACAAAAAAACAGGTCAAAGCCGCGGAGGACAGACTACCTGATATCGCAGCCGCGTGCGTCGGCGGCGGCAGCAATTCCATCGGGATGTTCTATCCGTTCATCGACGACGCTTCAGTCAGGCTGGTCGGACTTGAGGCCGGCGGCAGGAGCATGAAGATCGGCGAAAACGGGGCGGCACTCGCAAAAGGAAAGACCGGGATACTCCACGGGTCAAAAAGCTATGTCCTGCAGACGGCAGACGGTCAGATCGCGGGTACGCATTCTATCTCAGCGGGGCTGGACTATCCGGGCGTCGGGCCCGAGCACGCGTATTTGAAAGACTGCGGAAGAGTGAAATATGAAAGTATCAGTGATAAAGAAGCCGCGGCCGCTTTTGAATATCTGGCAAAAGAAGAGGGAATAATCCCCGCGCTTGAATCCGCCCACGCGGTAGCTTACCTGAAAAAATTGTCCGGGAAACTATCAAAAGATAAGATAGTCGTGATATGCCTGTCGGGACGCGGCGATAAAGATATCGATATGACAAGGAAAAGATGA
- a CDS encoding YcaO-like family protein yields MIELKSCPKKYTLDQDKVTDPSSTIENALKHLETMLDLSSFRIEPRKDAIEGAYSFSSISDKLKTSGKGLTPEQSKASAVMEFAERYSWLHFDYEHYEGYCLKSFNEIKKGDIQTVDESYFLCNFIDLKDRDELLREIKDIPLKWVLGTCLNDRKPFYYPVNWHNMVVGSNGLAAGNTMEEAILQALCEVIERENICRLFMDMEPGNDLKLESINNLLVTRVLENSQKNGIKFTIKDISFDFKVPTFIAYGIREQDKDKLTYQGVGQGASTDPQKALIRALAEYFEGFSLMCVSQEELNVNWKEVMSALPKKHTGFLPLYNTEMLLKSKKSVTMDEVPSACKPDIKEEILYIMGILEKSGYKTVVIDKTHLKLDIPAVRVCVPGMRVMINMEIKEPRYAISEVYHEAGDSAASIRHFAETVKNNPVTKDYYNVFASIPGSDLIYKKDYIELASSVSDLKKDAVGMVNNLLKIQGLDKFRRTV; encoded by the coding sequence GTGATCGAACTTAAAAGTTGCCCGAAAAAATACACGCTTGACCAGGACAAGGTCACGGACCCTTCCTCGACAATAGAAAACGCCTTAAAACATCTGGAAACAATGCTTGACCTGTCAAGTTTCAGGATCGAACCCAGGAAAGACGCCATTGAAGGCGCTTATTCTTTTTCAAGCATAAGCGACAAACTTAAGACCAGCGGCAAGGGCCTCACTCCGGAACAATCAAAGGCCAGCGCGGTCATGGAATTCGCGGAACGGTATTCGTGGCTGCATTTTGATTATGAACATTATGAGGGATATTGCCTGAAAAGCTTTAACGAGATCAAAAAGGGGGATATCCAGACAGTTGACGAATCATATTTCCTCTGCAATTTCATCGACCTGAAAGACCGCGATGAACTGCTCAGGGAAATAAAGGACATACCTCTTAAATGGGTCCTGGGCACGTGCCTTAACGACCGGAAACCGTTCTATTATCCGGTGAACTGGCATAACATGGTGGTCGGGTCCAACGGGCTCGCAGCCGGCAACACGATGGAAGAGGCTATACTGCAGGCCCTTTGCGAGGTCATAGAAAGGGAGAACATCTGCCGTCTTTTCATGGACATGGAACCGGGAAATGACCTGAAGCTTGAAAGCATCAATAATCTTCTTGTGACAAGAGTTCTGGAAAATTCTCAGAAGAACGGGATCAAATTCACAATAAAGGACATCTCTTTTGATTTCAAAGTGCCGACCTTCATAGCTTACGGCATCCGCGAACAGGACAAAGACAAACTTACTTATCAGGGGGTCGGCCAGGGGGCTAGCACGGACCCGCAAAAAGCGCTGATCAGGGCCCTGGCAGAATATTTTGAGGGTTTTTCCCTTATGTGCGTTTCTCAGGAAGAGCTGAATGTCAACTGGAAAGAGGTCATGTCCGCGCTGCCTAAAAAACATACGGGTTTCCTTCCTTTATATAACACGGAGATGCTCCTGAAAAGTAAAAAAAGCGTCACGATGGATGAGGTCCCCAGCGCGTGCAAGCCTGATATAAAGGAAGAGATACTCTATATTATGGGGATACTGGAAAAATCCGGATACAAGACCGTTGTCATCGACAAGACCCATCTCAAATTGGACATCCCGGCTGTCCGCGTTTGTGTGCCCGGTATGCGCGTGATGATAAATATGGAGATCAAGGAGCCGAGGTATGCGATCAGCGAAGTGTACCATGAAGCGGGCGATTCCGCGGCTTCAATAAGACACTTCGCCGAAACGGTAAAGAACAACCCCGTCACCAAGGATTATTATAATGTTTTTGCCTCCATCCCCGGCTCTGATCTGATCTACAAAAAAGATTACATCGAATTGGCATCTTCCGTATCGGACCTGAAAAAGGATGCCGTGGGAATGGTCAACAATTTGCTTAAGATCCAGGGGCTGGATAAGTTTAGAAGGACCGTTTAG
- the thrS gene encoding threonine--tRNA ligase: MDKGQLEVLRHSTSHIMAMAVKELFPEAKLAIGPAIEEGFYYDFEIPSVLTPEDLKKIEDKMKEIIKRDIKFERIEMDKGKAIKEMEKLGEKYKVELLKEIEGDKVTFYRNAGFTDLCRGPHIESTGKAKAFKLLKLAGAYWRGSEKNKMLQRIYGTSFDTEKELEDHIKRMEEAEKRDHRRLGKELDLFNIYHEEAGAGLVFYHPKGAVLRGVIEDYLKAEHRKRGYQTVIIPHIAKMDLWQTSGHADYYKDNMYFMDIDEQKYVLKPMNCPGHILIYKRKLNSYRDLPVRFFELGTVYRHERSGVLHGLLRVRGFTQDDAHIFCRPDQLQDEIKKVIDFAFDMLRKFGFEEFEVYLSTRPEGSVGSDDNWNHATAALEEALKSKKIKYEVDPGAGVFYGPKIDVKLKDAIGRAWQGPTIQVDFNLPERFDLSYIGEDGAKHRPVMIHRVVLGSMERFIGALTEHYAGAFPFWLAPVQVIILPISDRHINYAEEVIRKLGDQDIRAELDARREKIGLKIREAQLQKVPYMLVIGDKEVEAKTVAVRSREKGDLGAKPLEEFIRSI; encoded by the coding sequence ATGGACAAAGGACAATTAGAAGTATTGCGCCATTCCACCTCCCACATAATGGCGATGGCGGTAAAGGAACTTTTTCCGGAAGCAAAGCTGGCTATAGGCCCCGCGATAGAAGAAGGTTTTTATTATGATTTTGAGATCCCCAGCGTACTTACACCGGAAGACCTCAAGAAGATCGAAGACAAGATGAAAGAAATAATCAAAAGGGACATTAAATTCGAGCGGATCGAGATGGACAAGGGAAAAGCGATAAAAGAGATGGAAAAACTCGGGGAAAAATATAAAGTAGAGCTTTTAAAAGAAATTGAAGGTGACAAGGTTACTTTTTATAGGAATGCGGGCTTTACAGATCTTTGCAGAGGGCCGCATATCGAATCTACGGGAAAAGCAAAAGCTTTCAAGCTGCTCAAACTTGCAGGAGCATACTGGAGAGGAAGCGAAAAGAATAAAATGCTCCAGAGGATTTACGGGACATCTTTTGACACGGAAAAAGAACTTGAAGATCATATTAAAAGGATGGAAGAAGCCGAGAAAAGAGACCACAGGCGTCTCGGAAAAGAGCTTGATCTTTTTAATATCTACCATGAAGAAGCGGGAGCCGGACTTGTGTTTTATCATCCGAAAGGCGCAGTCTTAAGGGGGGTGATAGAGGATTACCTGAAAGCAGAGCACAGAAAACGCGGCTACCAGACGGTCATCATCCCTCATATTGCGAAAATGGATCTCTGGCAGACATCAGGCCACGCGGATTATTACAAAGACAACATGTATTTCATGGATATCGACGAACAAAAGTATGTGCTGAAACCGATGAACTGCCCGGGACATATTTTGATATACAAAAGGAAACTGAACAGCTACCGTGACCTGCCGGTAAGGTTTTTCGAACTTGGGACAGTATACAGGCATGAAAGGTCCGGCGTGCTCCACGGACTTCTAAGGGTCCGCGGTTTCACGCAGGATGACGCGCATATCTTCTGCAGGCCGGACCAGCTGCAGGATGAGATCAAAAAAGTGATCGACTTTGCTTTTGACATGCTTAGGAAGTTCGGTTTCGAGGAGTTCGAAGTCTATCTTTCCACAAGGCCGGAAGGATCGGTCGGTTCCGACGACAACTGGAACCACGCGACTGCCGCCCTTGAAGAAGCGTTGAAAAGCAAAAAAATAAAGTATGAGGTCGATCCCGGTGCTGGAGTTTTTTACGGACCGAAGATCGATGTTAAGCTGAAAGACGCGATAGGCCGCGCGTGGCAGGGGCCGACCATCCAGGTGGACTTCAACCTTCCCGAAAGGTTCGACCTTTCATATATAGGCGAGGACGGGGCAAAACACCGGCCGGTCATGATCCATAGAGTAGTGTTAGGTAGCATGGAACGCTTTATCGGGGCTTTGACCGAACATTATGCCGGAGCATTCCCGTTCTGGCTAGCTCCGGTCCAAGTCATCATTCTCCCGATATCGGACAGGCATATCAATTATGCTGAAGAGGTTATCAGGAAATTAGGCGATCAGGATATCAGGGCTGAACTTGACGCTAGAAGAGAGAAGATAGGACTAAAAATCAGAGAAGCCCAGCTACAGAAGGTCCCGTACATGCTCGTGATAGGCGACAAGGAAGTCGAAGCAAAGACTGTTGCTGTCCGCTCCAGGGAAAAAGGCGACCTGGGCGCAAAACCCCTGGAAGAGTTCATCCGCTCGATATAA
- the dxr gene encoding 1-deoxy-D-xylulose-5-phosphate reductoisomerase — MKKRIAVLGSTGSIGKQVLEAVSAFPSLFTINGLATKGYLDIFKKQIKEFKPKHAIVNDEKGLIKIATDPGTDIVVMSIVGTAGLPATIAAIKKGKTILLASKEILVAAGDIVMPLAKKYRAKILPLDSEHSAVFQCLGGKSEIRSTKSPSTSLGASEKNSKFKIQNNRIKKIILTASGGPFRAYSKAQLKKVTAKQALAHPTWKMGPKITIDSATLMNKGLEVIEAHHLFGVPYDKIEVVVHPQSIIHSMVEFTDGSILAQMGAPDMRTPIQYALHYPDRAPKSFETIDISKAGQLTFEKPDADRFPCLKIAYQAGKTGGTMPAVMSAANDTAVEMFLKGKIRFTDIPKIVLSVMKKHEFIRKPSLAQILKAEKWARTEAGV, encoded by the coding sequence GTGAAAAAACGCATCGCAGTACTGGGTTCAACAGGATCTATCGGAAAGCAGGTACTGGAAGCAGTATCTGCCTTTCCTTCTTTATTTACCATAAACGGGCTTGCCACTAAAGGTTATCTCGATATTTTCAAAAAGCAGATAAAAGAATTTAAACCAAAGCATGCTATTGTCAACGATGAGAAAGGATTGATAAAAATTGCTACAGATCCCGGCACGGATATCGTAGTGATGTCGATCGTCGGGACAGCGGGACTTCCGGCAACCATAGCCGCAATAAAAAAAGGAAAGACGATCCTTCTTGCAAGCAAAGAAATACTTGTTGCTGCCGGGGATATTGTGATGCCTCTGGCAAAGAAGTACAGAGCTAAGATTCTTCCTCTGGATAGCGAGCACAGCGCGGTATTTCAGTGTCTTGGAGGAAAATCCGAAATCCGAAGCACGAAATCCCCCTCGACTTCGCTCGGGGCAAGCGAAAAAAATTCAAAATTCAAAATTCAAAACAACAGAATAAAAAAAATAATCCTCACTGCATCAGGCGGGCCGTTCAGGGCATATTCAAAAGCCCAACTGAAAAAAGTGACCGCAAAACAGGCCCTGGCGCATCCTACATGGAAGATGGGGCCGAAAATAACGATAGATTCTGCTACGCTGATGAACAAAGGACTTGAGGTCATTGAAGCGCATCATCTTTTCGGGGTTCCTTATGACAAGATCGAGGTCGTCGTTCATCCGCAGAGCATAATCCATTCGATGGTGGAATTCACCGACGGCTCTATTCTTGCTCAGATGGGAGCCCCTGATATGAGGACTCCGATACAGTATGCGCTTCATTATCCTGACAGGGCACCGAAGAGCTTTGAGACCATCGATATTTCAAAAGCCGGCCAATTAACATTTGAAAAACCGGACGCGGATAGGTTTCCGTGTCTAAAGATTGCATATCAAGCGGGAAAAACAGGCGGGACCATGCCGGCCGTGATGTCCGCGGCGAACGATACTGCGGTCGAGATGTTCCTTAAAGGCAAGATCAGGTTCACGGATATTCCGAAGATAGTTTTATCGGTAATGAAAAAGCATGAGTTTATCAGAAAACCTTCACTTGCTCAGATACTCAAAGCGGAGAAATGGGCGAGAACTGAAGCGGGTGTATAA